The DNA window GAGGAGTGGCAGGCGGCGGCACGGCAACGGGAGGAGGAGGCCAAGAAGCCACCGTTCGTCGGGACTATCAACGGTGTAACGCTGGGCATGGGGGAGGGCCTTGAGCGGTGCACAGGAAAGCGGGACTGGCACCACGACTGGCAGCTGGTGCAGGGCACCCCCTTTGAGATCCAGCCCACCTACCTTCCTCCTGGCGCCGTTGAGATCTGGTACTCGGATCCCATTCCGCCCATCTTCACCTGCGACGGTCGGGTGGATCATGCAACTCGAGCCTGGTCGGTCGGGGGTGGATTCCGAACCGTCATCATTATCAAGCAGAGGAACTCCGAGAGGCGTTTTGAGGGGCTGTTTCCGGCGGATCGTGTGAAGTCTGCGACGGTCGGGGGCAGACCCGCCGTCGTGGTGGAGCCGATGCGGCCGGATGGTCTCATGTCCACGACGGTGGTCTTCTTCCCGGAGCCGTGGGGCCTGACTATCGTTGTCGGCGAGTTCCTGCCCTATCCTGAGACCTTGAAGATAGCGGAGGGCCTGAGGTGAGGCTGGCCGGCAGTTGGCCGCTGTTGGCCGGGGCGTGCCAGGTGGGGGTTCTGAGGCGAAAGGCAACACTAGGCAGCCACCAGGAAGGGTGACGACTTTCCCGGGTCAGCACCTCGAACGTTCCCGGCGCTTGCGAGGTCTGGCCAATCGCAGACTGCCGGGACGACCATCGGCTCCTCCTCACGACAGGCTGCCTCTGGCGCTGGGGGCACCGTTTATGCTCTACTAGGACACGGATGCCTGCGGCCAATGGCCCGGCGTCCGGTGCCACTACCTCAGGAGGTGCTGCCATGTATGTGCTGGAGAAGCAGGGGCGCTTCATCATCCCCCGCACCGAGCTGACCTACCCCTGCCACAACCTGCGCATGCACGAGAACGCCGCGGCTACCAACGCAGACCTGGTCATGGCCGACTTCGAGGACGCCTGCCCCTACGAGTTCAAGGGAGAGCCCAGCCGCAAGGTCATGGTGGAGGCCCTCAACACGGTGGACTTCGGCAACAAGGTGGTGACGGTCCGCCCCAACAATATTCGCTCTCCCTTCTTCCTGGGCGACCTGGAGGCGGTGATGCTGGGCGCCCCCGACCGCTTCCACGGCATCATCCTGCCCAAGGTCTACGGCCCCGACGACATCCGCTATGTGTCGCGCCTCCTGGACGCCCTGGAGCAGCAGGGCGGCTGGAAGACGCGGGTCCAGATGGAGGTGCTCATCGAGACCCCCCAGGCCCTCCTCCATGCCTACGAGATCGCCACCGCCTCCGACCGCATGGTAGGCCTCATCTTCGGCATCGCCGACTTCGCCGCCACCCTGGGGGTGGGCGAGTTCGGCGGCGACCAGACCAACTTTCTCTACGCCAAGCAGGCGGTGGTGGTGGCAGCCAAGGCCGCGGGCCTGCATGCCATAGACTGCGTCTACCCCGACATCGTGCGCCGCGACACGCCTCCCGAGGAGGCCGAGCGCATCCGTGAGGGGTTGCGCCGCAAGAACCAGATCGCCGCCAGCGTGGGCATGGACGGCGCCTGGGTCATCCACCCCTCTCAGGTGGACGTGGTGAACGAAGTCTTCACCCCGAGCGATCAGGAGATCGAAAGGGCCAAAGAGGCCCTGGAGGCCTATTACCGCCTGGGCGGCGGCTCCATGATCAACCCCGTCACCAACGAGTTCGAGGACGAGGCCTCGGCCAAGATCAAGCTGATGGTGCTGGCCAAGGGGGTGCAGGCGGGCAAGGTCAGCGCCGACTACCTGGCCAGCATGGCCGAGAAGTCGCGGGCCATCACCGGCTACGACATCCTGCAGACCTTCCGTCGCCTGGCCTAGGTTGTCCTCGCCAGCGTCCTTGCGAAAGTCGTTCATAATTGCCCAGGCCGTTGTATAATCGAAAGGCTCGATAGGGACGGCGGCGGGGGCGCTGGCCATGGCGGATACGGCGACAGCTGGCGGGGGTGCGCCGAGGGCCCTCTGGGGCCTGGCCCGCCTGCTGACGGTGCCTTTCGTGCTGTCGGTGGGGTTCGGCGCCTTCGCCGTGACCTATTTCCTCGCCGATGCTCCCCTCTTCGGCGCCCTGGTCTACGGCCTGGTCTCCTTTCTCTTAGCCTGCGCCTCCCTGTTCAGCCTGGGTATCCTCTACCAGCGGGCCGACCTGGACGCGCTGCTGGAGAGGGCGCCCATCCTCTCGCCCGAGGAGCGACAGGCCCTTTTCCAACGCTCGCTGGAGGACGTGCGCCGCCGCACGGCTGTGGCCCAGGCCTGGAAGAACCGCCGGGTCTTCTATCAGAACGCCCTTCTCATAGCCCTGACCCTGGTGGGCATCGCCGCCATGGGCCGCCACTTCTTCGGCCTCTATCCGCGAGAGGTCTTTATCGTTCCCTTCCCGGCCCTGGTGGCCATGGCCGCCCTGGGCGCTCTCTTCCTGCCGCGGCTGTTGCTGATCGTCCTGTTGCTGGCCGGGGTAGCGGTGGCCCTGATGGCCCTGGGTCTCGGGCCGGAATTCGTGCTATTCCTGCTCCCCTACCTGCTCACCTTCCCCCTGCTCATGGTGATCAACTTCCT is part of the Dehalococcoidia bacterium genome and encodes:
- a CDS encoding CoA ester lyase; this translates as MYVLEKQGRFIIPRTELTYPCHNLRMHENAAATNADLVMADFEDACPYEFKGEPSRKVMVEALNTVDFGNKVVTVRPNNIRSPFFLGDLEAVMLGAPDRFHGIILPKVYGPDDIRYVSRLLDALEQQGGWKTRVQMEVLIETPQALLHAYEIATASDRMVGLIFGIADFAATLGVGEFGGDQTNFLYAKQAVVVAAKAAGLHAIDCVYPDIVRRDTPPEEAERIREGLRRKNQIAASVGMDGAWVIHPSQVDVVNEVFTPSDQEIERAKEALEAYYRLGGGSMINPVTNEFEDEASAKIKLMVLAKGVQAGKVSADYLASMAEKSRAITGYDILQTFRRLA